Below is a genomic region from bacterium.
TCGCCGTAACCGAAGAGGTCGTCGTGGTCGTTGCGGGGATCACGACCGTGGTATTTACGGTCGTGGTGCTTGCAGCAGGGGTTCCAAACGGAACGACGGTGCCGGAGTTCACGACCTCAAGCGTGCTTTCCTTGGCGGGAACGAATACGGAAGAGAGCGAAACGGCCGCCTGGCCGATGCCGGAAATCGCGGCAGGGATATAGCGCGCCGTATAGACGGCGAGCGTCATGCCGATAAAGAGAAGCGCGATGAAGCCGACGACGGCGAGGGCCCGAATGGCCGCCTGGCGGTTGTGGATCTGGGTTTCAGTATTCATAGGGATATGGATATATCTAACATGGCCCATTTTATTTGTCAATAGCCTCTTGTCAAGTTTTGTTCTTTGGGGCCTTATGCGACCTCTTGACAGGATCATTCTTATAGTGTAAATATGAGCAAGACTATATGAACGCAGTCGATAACGCAGTGCGGCTCGCGAGGGCCGCCAAAAGGGCGTACGCACGAAAGTGGGCCTTCGGAGGCCTGACTTTTATTGCATTCCTTCTTTCCGTTACGACGCTTGCGCATCTTGACCTCTTGCCTGAAGCGGCCGCGCCGCAGACGGCATCCGCCGGATCGGCGCCCGCAGTCGCCATGGATGTTTCGGGCGTTGTTTCCGCTCCGACTATACCGCAGTCCGCTGAGCTTCCCGTGAAGATCGAGGTGCCGTCGATCAGGCTGTCCGCGAAGATCGCGAATCCGTCTTCGACCGATATCGAAACGCTCGACCATGCGCTTCTTGGCGGAGCGGTCAGGTACCCGACGTCGGCGAAGCTTGGCGAAGCCGGGAACGTGATACTCTTCGGCCACTCAAGCTATCTGCCGGTCGTGAGCAACCAGGCGTTCAAGACGTTCGACGGCATACAGAACCTTGAGAAAGGAGACCGCATCATCGTATCTTCAGGCACGAGGGCGTACGCCTATGCGGTAGCAGGCGTGTCGAAGCAGAGCGCGGCATCCGACGCCGGAATCGCCCTGACCTCGACCGGCCATACGCTTACGCTCGCCACGTGCGACTCGTTCGGAGAAAAGACCGACCGGTTCGTCGTGACCGCAGAACTTGTCGAGAGCTATCCGCTCGTCCCCTAGGGGGCGGCCGGATAGCTCTCTGCAAACTTTCCGCAAGGGAAGCGCAGAGGCGAAGAAATTCGTTCTTTGTAACCGTGAGTCAGTAATAACCCTAGAGCCGCGTGAGCGCGGCAGATCGGAGAACAGGCGATGCGTAGAATTCTCATCGCCGGTGTCGTGCTCGCCCTCTTGGCGATTATCGGCATCGGTCTCTACAACTTCTTCTCGGCGAGTTCGGCCTCTCCGGCGAAGTCGCCGGTGTGCGCTGTGACGCTTAGCGAGCGTCACAGCATGGGATGGAAATATCCTGGCGCTGACCCGTTGGTCGAGCGCAAGGGAACCCATTCCGAGCGGCTTGCGAAGGCTCGCACCTTTGACCGTTGTTCGATGGAGCGCGCCGGAATCCCTGCGAAGGTGATCGACGCGTTCCTGAAGGCAATGGCGAAGCCTGGCGTGCATAAGTCCATCAAGGACGGCGTGCGCTACGATTTCGTCTCAAGCCGCGGCCCTACAGTCACGAAGAATGTCACGACGCGGTTCGGCCGCGGCGTTCCTCTCAAAAGTGAGAAGCGCTCCGCTACCGAATATGTCGTGGTCGTCGACGGGGTAACCTGGATCGCCGACCGTTTTGACTGGTGCATGAATCTCGGCGTGCGCCATGTGCGCAAGCCGAAGAAGCATCATCCGCCGAAGCGTCACCAGCCCCCTCCGCCCGTAAAGGTCACGGAAGAGCGCTGCTACCGCATGCCGTACGACTATCGGACGACGACGGGCGAAAACGGGAAACCTCTTCCCGCGATCGACGTCTCGGACGGCTTCGTGCATCATCAGATCTACGTCAAGGATCTGACGAGCGAGGTTATGGCCGAGCTCATCAGCGATCCGTGCACGTACATGCACGACGAAACCGGCGACTACCGGCTCGAGCTCGGCTGCGACTGCGCCCGCGGCGGCTATCCGTCGCCCGAAGTGGCCGAGAGGAACGATCTCCCGGCGCAAAGGCCCGAAGCGGTGGCGCACGTGAAAGGGAGGGGCTTGGTCGGCTACTACTCGTATCCGATCGACTTCAACCGCTCCACGCTCTACTGCGTGCGGACCAACGGGTACCATCTCGAGACCCGGGGGTTCGAAGCGTTCATGGCGTTCTCGCGTTTTGAGATCGTGTCCAGGACCGCGGTGGCTGAAACCCGGCAGGCGGGCCAGCTCAGCTGGGCCGTCACCGGTTCCGGAAAGACCCTCTGACCCAAAGCCGTACGCTTGACAACAAGGCGACGGCAGTGTAATCTTTTGAGAGCGGGGAATCGTGCCACGGCACATCCCCGCCCTCTTTGTACGGGAATCAATCATGACCACCGAAACCACAACCATTTCACAAAA
It encodes:
- a CDS encoding sortase, which encodes MNAVDNAVRLARAAKRAYARKWAFGGLTFIAFLLSVTTLAHLDLLPEAAAPQTASAGSAPAVAMDVSGVVSAPTIPQSAELPVKIEVPSIRLSAKIANPSSTDIETLDHALLGGAVRYPTSAKLGEAGNVILFGHSSYLPVVSNQAFKTFDGIQNLEKGDRIIVSSGTRAYAYAVAGVSKQSAASDAGIALTSTGHTLTLATCDSFGEKTDRFVVTAELVESYPLVP